From Nicotiana tabacum cultivar K326 chromosome 15, ASM71507v2, whole genome shotgun sequence, the proteins below share one genomic window:
- the LOC107818152 gene encoding uncharacterized protein LOC107818152, with amino-acid sequence MEFEHRRWMYNRTHPHCAGLREEFIEGVVGFIAKAKSLNNFLIEGTIRCPCVKCKCVKLLRPNTVHGENHDIYNSFGGEGSPRIENNFKNSRFNELMRDAFEMFQGAQSEPNDEAKRFYEQLEEASCPLYEGSMHSKLSVAVRLLTIKSDSSISQAGMDSIIGLMNELNPNKVDLPKDFYAAKKIGVQDDAALENCKFCNQPRYKEVTNANKKKVPMKAMHYLPLIPRLKRLYATMSSAPHMRWHYEHRRPTAVLRHPSDGEAWKHFDRVFPDCASKPRNIRLGLRVDGFTPFAVSAAPYSCWPLFVMPYNLPPEFYSPSVLSPKEIWNRVRDLPKLIESPLPNKIHGYGVTHNWTKQSIFWELPYWKHYLLRYNLYVMHIEKNFFDNLFNTVMDVNNKTKDNLKAKMDLKEYCRRSELYLTYLNNKIQKPKTTNSLWMREERFVIGLRI; translated from the exons ATGGAATTTGAACATCGTAGATGGATGTATAATAGGACTCATCCTCATTGTGCGGGATTGAGGGAGGAATTTATAGAAGGAGTTGTGGGGTTTATTGCTAAGGCAAAATCGCTAAATAATTTTCTAATTGAAGGGacaattaggtgcccttgtgttaaATGCAAGTGTGTCAAGTTATTGAGACCAAAT ACTGTTCATGGAGAGAATCATGATATTTATAATTCTTTTGGTGGTGAGGGTAGTCCTAGAATAgagaataattttaaaaattctcgattcaatgaATTGATGAGAGATGCTTTTGAGATGTTCCAAGGGGCTCAATCCGAACCAAATGATGAGGCTAAGCGCTTTTATGAACAACTAGAGGAAGCTAGTTGTCCTTTGTATGAAGGCTCAATGCATTCCAagttgtctgttgcagttagactACTAACTATCAAATCTGATAGTTCTATTTCTCAAGCGGGCATGGATTCTATCATTGGGCTTATGAATGAACTAAATCCGAATAAAGTTGACTTACCCAAAGATTTCTATGCTGCAAAAAAAATTGGTGTCCAA GATGATGCAGCATTagaaaattgtaagttttgtaacCAACCTCGTTATAAGGAAGTTACAAATGCTAATAAGAAGAAGGTTCCGATGAAGGCGATGCATTACTTACCCCTTATACCAAGGTTAAAGAGGTTGTATGCAACAATGAGCtccgctcctcatatgagatggcactatgAACATAGAAGGCCAACCGCTGTTCTACGTCACCCGTCAGATGGAGAAGCATGGAAGCATTTTGATAGGGTATTCCCGGACTGTGCAAGTAAACCAAGAAATATTAGGTTGGGATTACGTGTTGATGGATTCACTCCATTTGCCGTCTCTGCcgcaccatattcatgttggccacTGTTTGTTATGCCGTATAATCTTCCTCCAGAGTTTT ATTCACCTTCAGTCTTGTCGCCAAAAGAAATTTGGAACAGAGTTAGGGATCTACCTAAGTTAATAGAGTCTCCATTGCCTAATAAGATACATGGTTATGGTGTTACCCATAACTGGACTAAACAgagcatattttgggagttacctTATTGGAAGCATTATCTTCTTCGGTATAATCTTTacgtcatgcatattgagaagaacttTTTTGATAACTTGTTTAATACTGTGATGGATGTCAATAACAAGACAAAAGATAACTTGAAGGCTAAGATGGACTTGAAGGAATATTGTAGGCGAAGTGAGTTGTACCTTACATACTTGAACAACAAGATTCAAAAGCCCAAGACTACAAATTCACTTTGGATGAGAGAAGAGAGATTTGTCATTGGGTTAAGAATTTGA